The following proteins come from a genomic window of Yinghuangia sp. ASG 101:
- a CDS encoding acyltransferase: MPIGVPPVPRLLRRASAPARAVPRVRTADLPAARGPGTAERPSYAYLSWLRVIAIVAVVSIHTTGLTMTDETLRGSAVWWTAAIVNVGSTWAVPVFVMISGALLLRARPGEDAYGFYRRRLARIAVPLVFWHAFYIAFKAAVKDYRPTLDKVVGDLLLARTYTALYFFWLILGLYLVAPVLRVFLAKASSRDRWLITGLAVAFGIGVQITNAYIQVRELGAPALRLTAPTYFLPYVGYFMLGHMLRDVVLTARQRLVAAVLLVLATTELVWQHTHAADLPLDFAVALPPNTLGPVTALCSALVFLLARGTLDRAGRVGRATSDLVLGVFGCHLAVLYGFQQWYGMRDGATTLPGLALLLGSTVAAAFAISLAASRVPLLRKAF; this comes from the coding sequence ATGCCGATCGGAGTCCCTCCCGTGCCCCGTCTCCTGCGCCGCGCCTCCGCGCCCGCGCGTGCTGTGCCCCGTGTCCGCACCGCCGACCTTCCCGCCGCGCGCGGACCGGGCACGGCCGAACGGCCTTCGTACGCCTATCTGTCGTGGCTGCGGGTGATCGCCATCGTGGCGGTCGTGTCGATCCACACGACCGGGCTCACGATGACCGACGAAACCCTGCGCGGCAGTGCGGTGTGGTGGACGGCGGCGATCGTGAACGTCGGATCGACGTGGGCCGTCCCGGTGTTCGTGATGATCAGCGGCGCGCTGCTGCTGCGCGCGCGGCCGGGCGAGGACGCGTACGGGTTCTACCGGCGGCGCTTGGCACGCATCGCCGTGCCGCTGGTCTTCTGGCACGCGTTCTACATCGCGTTCAAGGCGGCGGTGAAGGACTACCGGCCGACCCTCGACAAGGTCGTCGGGGACCTGCTGTTGGCGCGGACCTACACGGCGCTGTATTTCTTCTGGCTGATCCTGGGCCTGTATCTGGTGGCGCCGGTGCTGCGTGTGTTCCTGGCCAAGGCCTCGTCCCGCGACCGCTGGTTGATCACGGGGCTCGCGGTGGCCTTCGGGATCGGCGTCCAGATCACCAACGCCTACATCCAGGTACGCGAACTCGGCGCCCCCGCGCTGCGGTTGACGGCACCGACCTACTTCCTGCCGTACGTGGGCTACTTCATGCTCGGCCACATGCTCCGCGACGTGGTGCTGACGGCACGTCAACGCCTGGTCGCCGCCGTCCTGTTGGTGCTCGCGACGACCGAACTCGTCTGGCAGCACACCCACGCGGCGGACCTCCCGCTCGATTTCGCGGTGGCACTGCCCCCGAACACGCTCGGCCCCGTCACCGCCCTGTGCTCCGCCCTGGTGTTCCTGCTGGCCCGTGGAACCCTGGACCGTGCGGGCCGCGTCGGACGGGCGACGAGCGACCTCGTGCTGGGCGTATTCGGCTGCCATCTCGCGGTGTTGTACGGCTTCCAGCAGTGGTACGGCATGCGGGACGGCGCCACGACACTGCCGGGGCTCGCCCTGCTGCTCGGCTCGACCGTCGCCGCGGCGTTCGCGATCAGCCTCGCGGCGTCACGCGTCCCGCTGCTGCGGAAGGCGTTCTGA
- a CDS encoding TIGR03557 family F420-dependent LLM class oxidoreductase, protein MEIGYKLAAEAFGPRELVRQAVAAEAAGFDFVEMSDHYHPWLDNQGHSPFAWTVFGAIAAETERIGLATGVTCPTVRYHPAVVAQAAATLALVSDGRFVLGVGSGERLNEHVVGDGFPDSVDVRHAMLREALEIIRLLWSGGYRSYDGRYLSCRDARVFDLPEQPPLIAVAAGGGNAARIAAELGDGLFATEDKPEIVRQYRDAGGRGPRYAEVPMAWAPDTDTAVRAALETSRWALTGWKVMSELPNPVNFDAASATVRPEDIRDAFACGPDPEPYLRAARSYADAGFDRLVLQNAGPDPDGFMDFFRSELREPVRGLVGAAV, encoded by the coding sequence ATGGAGATCGGGTACAAATTGGCCGCCGAGGCCTTCGGGCCGCGCGAACTCGTCCGCCAGGCCGTCGCCGCCGAGGCCGCCGGGTTCGATTTCGTGGAGATGAGCGACCACTACCACCCCTGGCTCGACAACCAGGGCCATTCCCCGTTCGCCTGGACGGTGTTCGGGGCCATCGCCGCCGAGACCGAGCGGATCGGGCTCGCCACCGGCGTCACCTGCCCGACCGTCCGCTACCACCCGGCGGTCGTCGCGCAGGCGGCGGCGACGCTCGCACTGGTGTCCGACGGGCGTTTCGTCCTCGGTGTCGGGTCCGGCGAACGCCTCAACGAGCACGTGGTCGGAGACGGCTTCCCCGACTCCGTCGACGTGCGCCACGCGATGCTGCGCGAGGCGCTGGAGATCATCCGCCTGCTGTGGAGCGGCGGGTACCGGTCGTACGACGGCCGGTATCTGAGCTGCCGCGACGCGCGTGTGTTCGATCTGCCGGAGCAACCGCCCCTCATCGCCGTCGCCGCCGGAGGCGGGAACGCGGCCCGGATCGCGGCCGAACTCGGCGACGGGCTGTTCGCCACGGAGGACAAGCCCGAGATCGTCCGGCAGTACCGCGACGCGGGTGGCCGGGGGCCCCGGTACGCCGAGGTTCCGATGGCGTGGGCGCCGGACACGGACACCGCCGTTCGGGCGGCCCTGGAGACGTCGCGGTGGGCGCTCACGGGGTGGAAGGTGATGAGCGAGCTGCCCAACCCGGTCAACTTCGACGCCGCCTCGGCGACCGTACGGCCGGAGGACATCCGCGACGCCTTCGCGTGCGGTCCGGACCCCGAGCCGTACCTGCGGGCCGCGCGGAGCTACGCGGACGCGGGCTTCGACCGGCTCGTCCTGCAGAACGCGGGGCCGGACCCCGACGGGTTCATGGACTTCTTCCGAAGCGAACTCCGAGAGCCTGTCCGGGGGTTGGTCGGCGCCGCCGTGTGA
- a CDS encoding SDR family NAD(P)-dependent oxidoreductase: protein MTASHDDAEIPGGTASGPTVPGTRTPDASGAPGTHAPDTNVPGIAPERLALCLDVLAELDRLPTEHPDAVRVRTAVAHIFKSLKERRRADRKARVTAADQAVTAATATGSPDRIDDETQGIPISSSTVGALAGVLQRPRGCYICKQRYVEVDAFYHQLCPDCAKVNRERRDARTDLTGRRALLTGGRAKIGMYIALRLLRDGAHTTITTRFPNDAIRRFTAMPDSGDWIHRLRIVGIDLRDPAQVIALADSVAEAGPLDILINNAAQTVRRTPQAYAALVAAEDGPLPAGALPESVTFGHIAGSGHVALPSASPAGGGGLDPQALTALALTSGSASLARIETGTAIDAGGLIPDLDSSNSWVQRVHEVDPIELLEVQLCNVTAPFLLVSRLRPAMAAAPARRKYVVNVSAMEGQFSRGYKGPGHPHTNMAKAALNMLTRTSAAEMLTDGILMTAVDTGWITDERPHPTKMRLADEGFHAPLDLVDGAARVYDPIVRGESGEDVYGCFLKDYAPSPW from the coding sequence ATGACAGCGAGCCACGACGACGCCGAAATCCCCGGCGGCACGGCTTCCGGCCCCACCGTTCCCGGCACGCGCACCCCCGACGCCTCAGGCGCCCCCGGCACGCATGCGCCCGATACGAATGTCCCCGGCATCGCCCCCGAGAGGCTCGCCCTCTGCCTCGACGTGCTCGCCGAGCTGGACCGCCTCCCGACCGAGCACCCCGACGCGGTCCGGGTGCGCACCGCCGTCGCGCACATCTTCAAGAGCCTCAAGGAGCGCCGCCGCGCGGACCGCAAGGCACGCGTGACGGCCGCGGACCAGGCCGTCACCGCCGCCACCGCGACCGGCTCGCCCGACCGCATCGACGACGAGACGCAGGGCATCCCGATCAGCTCGTCGACGGTCGGCGCGCTCGCGGGCGTCCTGCAACGCCCGCGCGGCTGCTACATCTGCAAGCAGCGGTACGTCGAAGTCGACGCGTTCTACCACCAGTTGTGTCCGGACTGCGCGAAGGTCAACCGCGAGCGCCGCGACGCCCGCACCGACCTGACCGGACGCCGCGCCCTGCTCACCGGCGGGCGCGCCAAGATCGGCATGTACATCGCCCTGCGCCTGCTGCGCGACGGCGCGCACACCACGATCACCACCCGTTTCCCGAACGACGCGATCCGCCGCTTCACCGCGATGCCGGACAGCGGCGACTGGATCCACCGCCTCCGCATCGTGGGCATCGACCTGCGCGACCCCGCCCAGGTCATCGCTCTGGCCGACTCCGTCGCGGAGGCCGGGCCGCTCGACATCCTCATCAACAACGCGGCGCAGACGGTACGCCGCACCCCGCAGGCGTACGCGGCCCTCGTCGCCGCCGAGGACGGCCCGCTCCCCGCCGGCGCGCTCCCCGAGTCGGTCACCTTCGGCCACATCGCGGGGTCGGGCCACGTGGCGCTCCCGTCGGCGTCGCCCGCGGGCGGCGGTGGTCTCGACCCCCAGGCGCTCACCGCCCTCGCCCTGACCAGCGGCTCGGCGTCCCTCGCCCGCATCGAGACGGGCACCGCGATCGACGCGGGCGGCCTCATCCCCGACCTCGACTCCTCGAACAGCTGGGTGCAGCGCGTCCACGAGGTCGACCCGATCGAGCTGCTCGAAGTGCAGCTCTGCAACGTGACCGCGCCGTTCCTCCTCGTCAGCCGCCTGCGCCCGGCCATGGCGGCGGCCCCGGCGCGCCGCAAGTACGTCGTCAACGTCTCGGCGATGGAAGGCCAGTTCAGCCGCGGCTACAAAGGCCCCGGCCACCCGCACACCAACATGGCGAAGGCCGCGCTCAACATGCTGACGCGCACCAGTGCCGCGGAAATGCTCACCGACGGCATCCTGATGACCGCCGTCGACACCGGCTGGATCACCGACGAGCGCCCGCACCCCACCAAGATGCGCCTCGCCGACGAGGGCTTCCACGCCCCGCTCGACCTCGTCGACGGCGCGGCCCGCGTCTACGACCCCATAGTGCGCGGCGAGTCGGGCGAGGACGTGTACGGCTGTTTCCTCAAGGACTATGCGCCGTCCCCCTGGTGA
- a CDS encoding TetR/AcrR family transcriptional regulator, translating to MSSRAEASRGRILDAATRLLVREGGDAVTIAAVAKEAGVSKGGLFYHFASKELLIEGLIARDIAAFDELITAAGDVPGAATEAYLRSAEQETGPATQPVLALLASAIVSPTTLDALRETYRHWQARLDADGVPPHIAAVIRFAVDGIWLADALDLAPPTGAARSAIIASLRDLLADAMGA from the coding sequence GTGAGTTCCCGGGCGGAGGCCTCCCGCGGCCGGATCCTGGACGCGGCCACGCGCCTGCTGGTCCGCGAGGGCGGCGACGCCGTCACGATCGCCGCCGTGGCCAAGGAGGCCGGGGTCAGCAAGGGCGGGCTGTTCTACCACTTCGCGTCGAAGGAACTGCTGATCGAGGGGCTGATCGCCCGGGACATCGCCGCGTTCGACGAACTGATCACGGCGGCGGGCGACGTCCCCGGAGCGGCCACCGAGGCGTACCTGCGCTCGGCGGAGCAGGAGACCGGGCCCGCCACGCAGCCCGTGCTGGCCCTGCTGGCCTCCGCGATCGTCAGCCCCACCACGCTGGACGCGCTGCGCGAGACGTACCGGCACTGGCAGGCCCGCCTCGACGCCGACGGGGTGCCGCCGCACATCGCGGCGGTCATCCGCTTCGCGGTCGACGGCATCTGGCTGGCCGACGCCCTCGACCTGGCACCGCCGACGGGGGCCGCCCGGAGCGCGATCATCGCGTCGCTGCGGGATCTGCTGGCCGACGCGATGGGTGCGTGA
- a CDS encoding VOC family protein translates to MSRAASLSSVWPILHYDDTRSALRFLVDVLGFTEVVAAADEHGGIGHAEVHWPGGGALVFGSTRHRESVHGAMRAGTSAVYVVTDDVDAVHRRVCDAGGEVLEPPHDAVFGSGARAYACTVRDPEGNLWTFGTYGGPA, encoded by the coding sequence ATGTCTCGCGCCGCGTCCCTCTCCTCCGTCTGGCCGATCCTGCACTATGACGACACGAGATCCGCGTTGCGCTTCCTGGTCGACGTGCTCGGTTTCACCGAAGTGGTCGCCGCCGCGGACGAGCACGGCGGCATCGGGCACGCGGAGGTCCACTGGCCCGGCGGCGGGGCGCTGGTGTTCGGTTCGACGCGGCACCGGGAGAGCGTGCACGGGGCGATGCGGGCCGGGACCAGTGCGGTGTACGTGGTCACCGACGACGTGGACGCCGTGCACCGGCGCGTGTGCGACGCGGGAGGCGAGGTCCTGGAGCCGCCGCACGACGCCGTGTTCGGGTCGGGCGCGCGGGCGTACGCGTGCACCGTGCGCGACCCCGAGGGCAACCTGTGGACGTTCGGCACGTACGGCGGCCCCGCGTAG
- a CDS encoding DMT family transporter has translation MFLIAAIAAEVFATSSLRAATDADTAWPWWAAATVGYVASFTLLYAALSGGTSLASAYAIWSGAGVALTAIVSWLIFSERLTPGALAGMTLVVAGVVLIELYGKSGTGAGA, from the coding sequence ATGTTCCTCATAGCCGCCATCGCCGCGGAAGTCTTCGCGACCAGCTCCCTGCGCGCGGCCACCGACGCCGACACGGCCTGGCCCTGGTGGGCAGCCGCCACCGTCGGCTACGTGGCCTCGTTCACCCTGCTCTACGCCGCACTCTCCGGCGGCACGTCGCTGGCCTCCGCCTACGCCATCTGGTCCGGCGCGGGCGTCGCCCTCACCGCGATCGTCTCCTGGCTGATCTTCTCCGAACGCCTCACCCCCGGCGCCCTCGCCGGCATGACCCTCGTCGTGGCCGGCGTCGTCCTCATCGAGCTGTACGGCAAGTCCGGCACAGGCGCGGGCGCGTGA
- a CDS encoding type III PLP-dependent enzyme, which produces MVRAHAHALPDTQLPAYVHDIDGLARHAADVSTASAEGASGAAPRVELYYAAKANPAPEILRALAPHVHGIEVASGGELAHVRGAAPGVPIAFGGPGKTDGELDAVVATGVHRLHVESEHELRRAAAFARAHGRAVDVLLRANPPVDVPGGPAAVPLAMGGRPSPFGMDPDALDRCARVAADEPRLRLLGIHAHLASGLDAAALGLLAEHLLDWAVGWAARNRLDLRELNVGGGMAVDYHRPEHRFDWRAYGKALAATAARPNAPVLRIEPGRALTAYHGWYVTDILDVKHSRGETFAVVRGGTHHLRTPAARGHSQPLAVLPRDGWPHPWPRPGVRDEPVTFVGQLCTPKDVLAAHVPVPGEVRVGDRVAFAMAGAYAWNISHRDFLMHPPPTFHYPTADGTHLEQAGRRT; this is translated from the coding sequence GTGGTCCGGGCCCACGCGCACGCGCTGCCCGACACGCAACTGCCCGCCTATGTCCACGACATCGACGGCCTGGCCCGCCACGCGGCCGACGTCTCGACCGCGTCGGCGGAGGGCGCGTCCGGGGCCGCACCCCGCGTCGAGCTGTACTACGCCGCCAAGGCCAACCCGGCCCCCGAGATCCTCCGCGCCCTCGCCCCGCACGTCCACGGCATCGAGGTCGCGTCCGGCGGCGAGCTGGCCCACGTGCGCGGCGCCGCCCCGGGGGTTCCGATCGCGTTCGGCGGGCCGGGCAAGACCGACGGCGAGTTGGACGCGGTGGTGGCAACCGGCGTCCACAGGCTGCACGTCGAGAGCGAACACGAGCTGCGGCGCGCCGCCGCCTTCGCCCGCGCCCACGGCCGCGCGGTCGACGTCCTGCTGCGCGCGAACCCCCCGGTCGACGTGCCCGGCGGACCGGCCGCCGTCCCGCTGGCGATGGGCGGCCGACCGAGCCCCTTCGGCATGGACCCCGACGCGCTCGACCGCTGCGCCCGCGTGGCGGCCGACGAACCCCGGCTGCGCCTGCTCGGCATCCACGCGCACCTGGCGAGCGGGCTCGACGCCGCCGCTCTCGGGCTCCTGGCCGAACACCTGCTCGACTGGGCCGTAGGCTGGGCCGCCCGCAACCGGCTCGACCTGCGGGAACTCAACGTCGGCGGCGGCATGGCCGTCGACTACCACCGACCCGAACACAGGTTCGATTGGCGCGCGTACGGCAAAGCCCTCGCCGCGACGGCCGCCCGGCCGAACGCCCCCGTGCTGCGCATCGAGCCCGGCCGCGCGCTCACCGCGTACCACGGCTGGTATGTGACCGACATCCTGGACGTCAAGCACAGCCGCGGCGAGACCTTCGCCGTCGTCCGAGGCGGCACCCACCACCTGCGCACCCCCGCCGCGCGCGGCCACAGCCAGCCGCTCGCCGTACTGCCGCGCGACGGGTGGCCGCACCCGTGGCCGAGGCCCGGCGTGCGCGATGAACCGGTCACGTTCGTCGGGCAGTTGTGCACCCCCAAGGACGTCCTGGCCGCGCACGTGCCGGTGCCGGGCGAGGTGCGTGTCGGCGACCGCGTCGCCTTCGCGATGGCCGGGGCGTACGCCTGGAACATCTCGCACCGGGACTTCCTCATGCACCCGCCGCCGACCTTCCACTACCCGACCGCCGACGGAACCCATTTGGAGCAGGCCGGGCGGCGTACGTAG
- a CDS encoding flavoprotein, with translation MSRLPALHVVASAAPPVLELPYALRLIRAWGWDPYVTLTPTAARWLDDALDEIAEAAGRPARSADRLPGEESPFPAPHAVLAAPLTFNTLNKWVTGINDNPAVGVLNEAIGPHLPTVAAPAFGSALAAHPRYPTAIATLRRSGTHVVLTAEGTPRPATGRAWWEEVLRELPTP, from the coding sequence ATGTCACGACTGCCCGCACTGCACGTGGTCGCGAGCGCCGCGCCGCCGGTGCTCGAACTGCCCTACGCGCTGCGCCTGATCCGCGCGTGGGGCTGGGACCCGTACGTCACGCTCACCCCGACCGCGGCCCGTTGGCTGGACGACGCGCTCGACGAGATCGCGGAAGCCGCCGGCCGACCCGCGCGTTCGGCCGACCGACTGCCGGGTGAGGAAAGCCCGTTCCCCGCTCCGCACGCCGTGCTGGCCGCGCCGCTGACCTTCAACACGCTCAACAAGTGGGTCACCGGGATCAACGACAACCCGGCCGTCGGCGTCCTCAACGAGGCGATAGGCCCCCACCTCCCCACGGTCGCCGCACCCGCCTTCGGCTCCGCCCTCGCCGCGCATCCGCGCTACCCCACCGCGATCGCCACCCTCCGCCGCTCCGGCACCCATGTCGTCCTCACCGCCGAGGGCACCCCGCGCCCCGCCACGGGCCGCGCGTGGTGGGAGGAAGTCCTCCGCGAACTCCCCACGCCGTGA